The following are encoded together in the Aerococcus mictus genome:
- a CDS encoding AraC family transcriptional regulator yields the protein MRKYVNKLDDGFRQNSFALSMDIQSDSSPTKPLLHKEARFLIIISGQGKIKINNTDYTMKAGHIIALLPFEVSEIVEITEKVTYYLLVYNFDRIKFLMKDYLNIDKESFDLFNYLENNPCKKISPKGRYQVKQILTDLREEVGLISTHTNQLFHDHQELSTIRSLLKLAEFIILYQRENQQISNYTPSYKEIFAYLFYNASKSLHLDEVANIFFLDSQSLEAGIQAYVGISFKEVLQRIRVFKWLHLQENTELNQEEIALLLNYPYSQEIQEESKRIQHLSPAECESYWQLIEVITPIALKELQPKILEFTYSHFTDALTIEHLSQRFSLNPQDINSQLIAYTERNFQNLVTHLRIKRVCQRLQAGDKDLKEIAKETGFIHENKLKRSFYTLMQMTPKAYWEKYKQEKSSS from the coding sequence ATGAGAAAATATGTCAATAAACTGGATGACGGCTTTAGACAAAATTCATTTGCTTTGTCAATGGATATCCAATCAGATTCTAGCCCCACAAAACCCTTATTGCATAAAGAAGCTCGGTTTTTAATTATTATTTCAGGTCAAGGGAAAATTAAAATTAATAATACTGACTATACTATGAAAGCTGGGCATATTATTGCCTTACTACCTTTTGAAGTTTCTGAAATTGTAGAGATAACCGAAAAAGTAACCTATTATTTACTCGTTTATAACTTTGATCGCATAAAATTTCTAATGAAAGACTATTTAAATATTGATAAGGAGTCATTTGATTTATTCAATTATCTAGAAAATAATCCTTGTAAAAAAATAAGCCCTAAGGGGCGTTATCAAGTCAAACAGATTCTCACTGATTTACGTGAAGAGGTTGGACTAATTTCCACCCACACCAACCAACTATTTCATGACCACCAAGAGTTATCTACTATTCGTAGTTTACTTAAATTAGCAGAGTTTATTATTCTCTATCAAAGAGAAAACCAACAAATAAGTAATTACACCCCTTCTTATAAAGAAATATTTGCTTATTTATTCTACAATGCTTCAAAATCGCTTCATTTAGATGAAGTCGCTAACATCTTTTTCCTGGACAGCCAGTCCCTAGAAGCAGGAATACAAGCTTATGTAGGCATCAGCTTCAAAGAAGTTTTACAAAGAATTCGTGTCTTTAAATGGCTTCATTTACAAGAAAATACTGAGTTAAATCAAGAAGAAATTGCTCTGCTATTAAACTATCCCTACAGTCAAGAAATACAGGAAGAAAGCAAAAGAATTCAGCACTTAAGTCCTGCAGAATGTGAGTCTTACTGGCAATTAATTGAAGTCATTACTCCTATAGCCCTTAAAGAATTGCAACCTAAAATATTAGAATTCACCTACTCTCACTTTACTGATGCGCTTACAATTGAACACCTGAGTCAAAGATTTTCCCTTAACCCCCAAGATATCAATAGCCAACTTATCGCCTATACTGAAAGAAACTTTCAAAACTTAGTCACCCATCTACGAATAAAAAGGGTATGTCAACGCTTACAAGCTGGAGATAAAGACCTTAAAGAAATCGCCAAAGAAACGGGCTTTATTCATGAAAATAAACTCAAGCGTAGCTTCTATACTCTTATGCAAATGACCCCAAAAGCCTACTGGGAAAAATATAAGCAAGAAAAAAGTTCAAGCTGA
- the larC gene encoding nickel pincer cofactor biosynthesis protein LarC codes for MSHLFVNCEYGISGDLTLAALVDLGADPHYIESELNKLPIDEFSMSFSKKDEKGITANKLNLSFTELDEDHDHHGHHHHSAQGIFQLIEDSDLADRVKERSLAIFKEVARAEGKIHGKPIDEIHFHEVGAMDSIIDIIGVCLALEDLDVDHLTFSKVPTGHGKIEIAHGLYPVPAPATMEILVGVPLSSFTAEGELTTPTGAAFAKVLADDYADVVEGTIEKIGYGVGDREFDHPNVLRVALVKKN; via the coding sequence ATGAGTCATTTATTCGTGAATTGTGAATATGGGATTTCTGGTGACTTAACCCTAGCTGCTTTAGTTGACTTAGGGGCAGATCCGCATTATATCGAAAGCGAGTTAAATAAATTACCAATTGATGAGTTTTCCATGTCTTTTAGCAAAAAAGATGAAAAGGGGATTACCGCAAATAAACTCAATTTAAGCTTTACAGAGCTTGATGAAGACCATGATCACCACGGTCACCACCATCATTCGGCTCAGGGGATTTTTCAATTAATTGAAGATAGTGACTTGGCTGATCGAGTTAAGGAGCGGAGTTTAGCCATATTTAAAGAAGTCGCTCGCGCAGAAGGGAAAATCCATGGTAAGCCAATTGACGAGATTCATTTTCATGAAGTAGGCGCCATGGACTCCATTATTGATATTATTGGGGTGTGTTTAGCACTTGAAGATTTAGATGTTGACCACTTGACTTTTTCAAAAGTGCCTACCGGTCATGGCAAGATTGAAATTGCTCATGGGCTTTATCCGGTTCCAGCACCAGCGACTATGGAGATTTTAGTGGGCGTACCTTTATCCTCTTTTACTGCGGAAGGTGAATTAACTACTCCAACTGGAGCGGCCTTCGCCAAGGTTTTAGCTGATGATTATGCGGATGTGGTTGAAGGAACCATTGAAAAAATCGGCTATGGGGTGGGAGACCGTGAATTTGACCATCCTAATGTCTTAAGAGTAGCCTTGGTAAAAAAAAACTAG
- the larC2 gene encoding nickel pincer cofactor biosynthesis protein LarC2: MIECQVDDMTGEALGYLLRLLESQEEVLDVFYSPVKMKKDRPGVLITVLAPAQYKEKLAKILLKESSSFGVRYYDTERLILAREFTQVALMGGWLQLKIGYLDGKMIKVTPEYDDLVNLARDNHLALSQVYQKALAVIEEKFGSQIE, encoded by the coding sequence GTGATTGAGTGCCAAGTCGATGATATGACGGGGGAAGCATTAGGCTATTTGTTGCGCCTGTTGGAGAGCCAAGAAGAAGTTCTTGATGTCTTCTACAGTCCCGTAAAGATGAAAAAAGACCGTCCAGGCGTTCTTATTACGGTCTTAGCCCCAGCCCAATACAAGGAAAAGCTGGCTAAAATTTTATTAAAAGAAAGCTCTTCTTTTGGGGTTCGTTACTATGATACCGAACGCTTGATTTTAGCGAGAGAATTTACCCAAGTGGCCTTAATGGGTGGTTGGCTTCAACTTAAAATTGGTTACCTAGATGGAAAGATGATTAAAGTCACTCCAGAATACGACGACTTGGTGAACTTGGCTAGAGATAATCACTTAGCCCTTAGTCAAGTCTATCAAAAGGCCTTGGCGGTTATTGAAGAAAAGTTCGGTTCGCAAATAGAATAA
- the larE gene encoding ATP-dependent sacrificial sulfur transferase LarE, giving the protein MEQKKLQQLESLLKEMGQVCVAFSGGVDSTLLLYLARKLLGKENTLAIIIQSDLVSEADDQEALALAQAMDVESQLIPVNELEDPRIQKNDENIWYYSKLLFYQAVQEAAMAQNKDYVLVDGMIVDDLNDYRPGLKARKEFDIKSPLILCDFTKEDVRQLAKEEGISNWNRSSGCSVISRFPTGTPLNPKNVQQILASEAYMRQKGFDPVRVRYYNELAKLELSPDQFQQFFREKDEILAQFKHYGFKHLALDVEGYVYGKLNR; this is encoded by the coding sequence ATGGAGCAAAAGAAATTGCAGCAACTGGAAAGTCTCTTAAAAGAAATGGGCCAAGTCTGCGTTGCTTTCTCTGGGGGAGTGGATTCAACTCTTCTCTTATATCTTGCTAGAAAATTACTAGGCAAGGAGAACACCTTGGCCATCATTATTCAGTCTGATTTAGTGAGTGAGGCGGATGACCAGGAAGCGCTGGCTCTTGCTCAGGCTATGGATGTCGAAAGTCAGCTTATTCCTGTCAATGAGTTAGAAGATCCTCGTATTCAAAAAAACGATGAAAATATTTGGTATTACAGCAAATTGTTGTTTTACCAAGCCGTTCAAGAGGCCGCTATGGCTCAAAATAAAGACTATGTCTTGGTGGACGGGATGATTGTAGATGATTTAAACGATTATCGTCCAGGGTTAAAGGCTCGTAAAGAGTTTGATATCAAAAGCCCCTTAATCCTGTGTGATTTTACTAAAGAGGATGTCCGTCAACTGGCTAAAGAAGAAGGCATTTCGAATTGGAATCGGTCAAGTGGCTGTAGTGTAATTTCACGCTTCCCCACAGGAACACCACTTAACCCGAAAAATGTCCAGCAAATTCTAGCTAGTGAAGCTTATATGCGCCAAAAGGGTTTTGATCCCGTTCGGGTTCGCTACTACAATGAATTGGCTAAGCTAGAGCTCTCTCCTGACCAGTTCCAGCAATTCTTCCGAGAAAAGGATGAGATTTTAGCCCAATTTAAGCATTATGGCTTTAAACACCTCGCCCTAGATGTTGAAGGCTATGTTTATGGAAAACTCAATCGTTAA
- the larB gene encoding nickel pincer cofactor biosynthesis protein LarB encodes MFDNLGESKVDIDRDHLKGYPEIVYGLHKTAGQIARVMQSLLDHDKPVLVTRVAKEKWEAIGAEFPQADYQEAAQTITIGQCEKIPHGKMVILNAGTSDFPVSEEARVTAEWMGCQVTCIYDVGVAGIHRLLSYQEEIRQANVLVVVAGMEGALPSVVSGLVEAPVIAVPTSVGYGANLEGITTLLAMITSCSSGISVVNIDNGFGGAYQGALFLKQISQFIKERD; translated from the coding sequence ATGTTTGATAATTTAGGTGAAAGTAAGGTGGATATTGATCGCGATCATTTAAAGGGGTACCCAGAGATTGTCTATGGTTTGCATAAAACTGCAGGCCAAATCGCTCGGGTGATGCAGTCTTTACTTGACCACGATAAGCCTGTTTTGGTGACCCGGGTGGCTAAAGAAAAATGGGAGGCTATTGGGGCAGAGTTCCCTCAAGCGGACTATCAAGAAGCTGCGCAAACGATTACCATTGGCCAGTGTGAGAAAATTCCTCATGGCAAGATGGTAATCTTAAATGCAGGGACTTCTGACTTTCCCGTATCAGAGGAGGCCCGGGTGACAGCAGAGTGGATGGGTTGCCAAGTGACCTGCATTTATGATGTTGGTGTGGCCGGTATCCATCGCTTGTTATCCTACCAAGAGGAAATTCGCCAAGCTAACGTGCTTGTAGTCGTTGCAGGCATGGAAGGCGCTTTACCCAGTGTAGTTTCTGGCCTAGTCGAGGCGCCTGTGATTGCTGTACCAACCTCGGTGGGGTATGGGGCAAACTTAGAAGGGATTACGACGCTCTTAGCCATGATTACTTCTTGTTCTTCCGGGATAAGTGTCGTAAATATCGATAATGGCTTCGGTGGAGCCTACCAAGGAGCCTTATTCTTAAAGCAGATCAGCCAATTTATTAAGGAGAGAGATTAA
- a CDS encoding DMT family transporter, with protein sequence MKEENQTANQPAPQKKKKNKKLGNLLLLVVAFLWGSSLTVVKGAQDYVNPNMILAIRFSVAALVLAIIFWKKIRDMTKEDLKSGVSIGVFLFIAYSIQTVGVGYTDPGRSAFLSASYCVLVPFISWIVLKNRPDKFNMIAAAFCIVGIYFVSMAGGAENSVLGQGREAILGDALALLSGLFFASHIVAVTKFSKGKDPYLMTILQFITAAVLSGLTTLFFEDNSNLVIGQRTFLELAYLAIMCTAVALLFQNVGQKYTDETSAALILSLESVFGILIPVALGVETLTVYKTIGFVMIFVAILISETKLSFLFSDSKEE encoded by the coding sequence ATGAAAGAAGAAAATCAAACTGCTAATCAGCCAGCTCCCCAGAAGAAGAAAAAGAATAAAAAACTCGGTAATCTACTTTTACTGGTTGTTGCTTTTTTATGGGGATCATCACTTACCGTAGTTAAGGGCGCACAGGATTACGTTAATCCAAATATGATTTTAGCGATTCGCTTTTCAGTGGCGGCTTTGGTCTTAGCGATAATCTTTTGGAAAAAAATTCGTGATATGACTAAAGAAGATTTAAAAAGTGGGGTAAGTATTGGGGTTTTTCTCTTTATTGCTTATTCTATCCAGACAGTTGGGGTAGGATATACAGATCCCGGTAGATCAGCCTTTCTGTCCGCTTCCTATTGTGTTTTAGTCCCCTTTATTTCCTGGATTGTTTTAAAAAATCGGCCTGATAAATTTAACATGATTGCTGCAGCATTCTGTATTGTAGGAATTTATTTTGTGTCAATGGCTGGAGGTGCTGAAAATTCAGTGCTGGGTCAAGGACGAGAAGCGATCTTAGGTGATGCTTTGGCTTTACTGAGTGGTCTGTTTTTTGCCTCTCATATTGTAGCGGTTACGAAATTTTCTAAGGGCAAGGATCCTTATTTGATGACTATTCTGCAGTTCATTACTGCAGCAGTCTTATCTGGCTTAACGACCTTGTTCTTTGAAGATAACTCTAATCTGGTAATTGGCCAGAGGACTTTCTTAGAGTTGGCTTACTTGGCGATCATGTGTACAGCAGTTGCCCTCCTATTTCAAAATGTTGGACAAAAATATACTGATGAAACCAGTGCGGCTTTAATTCTTTCTCTAGAATCAGTCTTTGGTATTTTAATTCCAGTGGCTTTAGGGGTTGAGACCCTAACCGTATACAAGACTATCGGTTTCGTAATGATATTTGTTGCGATCTTAATTTCAGAAACTAAACTGAGCTTCTTATTTTCTGATTCAAAAGAAGAATAA
- a CDS encoding helix-turn-helix transcriptional regulator yields the protein MQGPINIQEPSPNNIDDNFIASLDIESDSSPTKALIHKEARFLFILSGKGKIKIQNEVHTMKRGKIISLLPWQISEIIEVDEKVTYYLLIYRFELIEFILKEQLSYANEGQDIVDLLYQQHSIQVDKDDSQVFQRAIHSLRDEIGLRTASINRHTKPLSSMWIVIQLTEIIISYLRQISNNKTQSICSEEIFRYIYLHSSEDISLNKLSEIFFLSKSTISKYIKKLTGLGFYSLLDEMRLSKAQYLLLHTDLSLTQIAETLNFSDKSRLSKLFSQHHGINSSHFKATYKKGDKQIPSRLSPRDLKLINYLYENYAEDITIDQLSKIFDSNPKDINSMLNYFVEDNFSNFLNQLRVNKACDLLIKTDLSIIDIAYQVGFNSSKTLTRNFKKILQISPSAFRKLNPKEQIRY from the coding sequence ATGCAAGGTCCTATTAATATCCAAGAACCTTCTCCCAATAATATTGATGATAACTTTATTGCATCATTAGATATTGAAAGCGACAGTTCTCCGACAAAGGCATTAATCCATAAAGAAGCTCGTTTTTTATTTATCTTATCCGGCAAAGGAAAAATAAAAATTCAAAACGAAGTTCATACGATGAAAAGAGGCAAGATTATTTCACTCTTACCTTGGCAAATTTCAGAAATTATTGAGGTCGATGAAAAAGTCACTTATTATCTATTAATTTATCGATTTGAGCTCATTGAATTTATCTTAAAGGAACAGTTAAGCTATGCAAATGAAGGTCAAGATATCGTTGACTTACTTTATCAACAACATTCAATCCAAGTCGATAAAGATGACAGTCAGGTCTTTCAAAGGGCAATCCATTCCTTAAGAGATGAGATCGGCTTACGCACTGCCTCAATCAATCGGCACACAAAGCCCCTATCTTCAATGTGGATTGTCATCCAATTAACAGAAATTATCATTTCTTACCTACGACAAATTTCTAACAATAAGACCCAAAGTATTTGTAGCGAAGAAATTTTTCGCTATATATACCTACACTCTTCTGAGGATATCTCTTTAAATAAACTTTCAGAAATTTTCTTTCTATCAAAATCGACGATTTCAAAATATATCAAGAAATTAACTGGTTTAGGTTTCTATAGCCTGCTCGATGAAATGCGCTTATCTAAAGCCCAGTACTTATTACTCCATACCGATCTCAGCTTGACCCAAATTGCTGAGACTTTAAACTTTAGTGATAAGTCCCGGCTATCCAAACTATTTAGCCAACACCACGGCATAAATAGTAGCCATTTCAAAGCCACCTATAAAAAAGGAGACAAACAAATACCTAGCCGCCTAAGCCCGCGAGACCTTAAATTAATCAATTACCTGTATGAAAACTATGCCGAAGATATTACCATTGACCAACTGTCGAAGATATTTGATAGTAATCCTAAAGATATTAATTCTATGCTTAATTATTTTGTTGAAGATAATTTTTCAAATTTCTTGAATCAATTACGCGTCAATAAAGCTTGTGACTTACTTATTAAAACTGACCTAAGCATTATTGATATCGCCTATCAAGTCGGTTTTAATTCCAGCAAGACCCTGACCCGGAATTTTAAAAAAATTTTACAGATATCCCCCAGTGCATTTCGCAAATTAAACCCTAAAGAACAAATCCGTTATTAA
- the argF gene encoding ornithine carbamoyltransferase — MAKNFRGKSYLKLIDFTSRDIRHLLDLSKNFKDMKRAGVPHKYLTGKNIVLLFEKTSTRTRCAFEVAGYDLGMGVTFLDANSSQMGHKESIADTARVLGRMYDGIEYRGFSQDVVEELAEYAGVPVWNGLTDEWHPTQMLADMLTVEEHYGHLKGLKFVYMGDARNNMANSLMVVCAKLGVNFVACSPKELAPDPKLVEMCEEIAKENFSTVTVTDNVEEGTKDADVLYTDVWVSMGEPDEVWEERISLLKDYQVNKKAMENAKPTAIFLHCLPAFHDEKTTVGQEIAKKFGLTEMEVSDEVFESEQSYVFEQAENRMHTIKAIVYATLS; from the coding sequence ATGGCAAAAAACTTTCGTGGTAAAAGTTATCTAAAATTAATTGATTTCACCAGTCGTGATATTCGTCACTTATTAGATCTTTCAAAGAACTTTAAAGACATGAAGCGAGCTGGCGTTCCTCACAAATACCTAACAGGTAAAAATATTGTTCTCTTGTTTGAAAAAACATCTACACGGACTCGTTGTGCTTTTGAAGTTGCTGGTTATGACCTTGGTATGGGTGTGACTTTCTTAGATGCTAATAGTTCCCAAATGGGACATAAGGAATCCATCGCTGATACCGCTCGTGTGCTTGGTCGTATGTATGATGGGATTGAATACCGTGGCTTTAGCCAAGACGTTGTTGAAGAATTAGCTGAATATGCAGGTGTTCCGGTATGGAACGGATTAACTGATGAATGGCATCCAACTCAAATGTTAGCTGATATGTTAACTGTTGAAGAACATTACGGCCACTTAAAAGGGCTAAAATTTGTATATATGGGTGACGCTCGTAATAATATGGCAAATTCTTTAATGGTTGTCTGTGCTAAATTGGGGGTAAACTTTGTTGCTTGCTCTCCTAAAGAACTCGCTCCAGATCCTAAGTTAGTGGAAATGTGTGAAGAAATTGCTAAAGAAAACTTCTCAACTGTTACTGTGACTGACAACGTTGAAGAAGGAACTAAAGATGCTGATGTTCTCTACACTGACGTATGGGTTTCAATGGGTGAACCAGACGAAGTTTGGGAAGAGAGAATTTCTTTACTAAAAGATTATCAAGTAAATAAAAAAGCCATGGAAAATGCAAAACCAACTGCTATTTTCTTACACTGCTTACCAGCCTTCCACGATGAAAAGACAACAGTCGGCCAAGAAATTGCTAAGAAATTTGGCTTAACTGAAATGGAAGTTAGCGACGAAGTCTTTGAATCTGAACAATCCTATGTCTTTGAACAAGCTGAAAATAGAATGCATACAATTAAAGCTATTGTTTATGCAACATTATCATAA
- a CDS encoding alanine/glycine:cation symporter family protein: protein MNFIEMITQFTNWVWNWPILIVLITGGLILGYQTRFIQIRHFGYAMKQTFGKMFDSDVGGEGSVSPFQAASAALASSIGAANIVVAPAIIFTAGPGAIVWMWVAGIIGQATKFSEIVLGIKYREVNEEGDYVGGAAYTFKNGIKGNLGKIMGFLVAFFFMLEILPSITVQTISATAPLEQLGLSRPISAAAITVLVVLVVYGGIQRIGQITEKLVPFMAGLYVICGLVVIFMNIQNLPDAVSAIFSSAFNPQAAITGGAWGAFLEMFKAGAARGSYSNEAGMGSAAYAHATAVTDHPVRQGLWGIFEVVSTTLMVCTISVLVVMLSGNYKNPALKDIAVERAFNNAFGNIGTVIIAISLFMFVISTVIVIVFYAERLGEYLFGLHFGKLMRFLACFMVLLGGFVTFEGAGVFLDFTLGLVVFVNMIGMIMLSGEVRELTDDFFTNPKYFPGAKKDK, encoded by the coding sequence ATGAATTTTATTGAAATGATTACTCAATTTACCAATTGGGTTTGGAACTGGCCTATATTAATTGTACTTATTACCGGAGGATTAATACTTGGTTACCAAACTCGCTTTATTCAAATTCGACACTTTGGTTATGCGATGAAGCAAACATTTGGGAAAATGTTTGACTCAGATGTAGGTGGTGAAGGTTCAGTAAGTCCCTTCCAAGCAGCATCGGCAGCCTTAGCATCTTCAATCGGAGCGGCTAACATTGTGGTTGCGCCGGCGATTATATTTACTGCTGGACCTGGTGCAATTGTTTGGATGTGGGTAGCAGGTATTATTGGTCAAGCCACTAAGTTTTCAGAAATTGTTCTGGGGATTAAATATCGGGAAGTTAATGAAGAAGGAGATTATGTCGGGGGTGCAGCCTATACCTTTAAAAATGGTATTAAAGGGAACCTTGGTAAAATCATGGGCTTTTTGGTTGCATTCTTCTTCATGTTAGAAATCTTACCTTCCATCACAGTTCAAACGATTTCTGCTACAGCACCGCTAGAACAATTAGGACTTTCTCGTCCTATATCTGCTGCTGCGATAACTGTCTTAGTCGTTCTTGTTGTTTATGGTGGTATTCAACGGATCGGACAAATTACTGAGAAACTAGTTCCCTTTATGGCTGGTTTATACGTGATTTGTGGTCTGGTTGTTATTTTTATGAATATTCAGAATTTGCCTGATGCTGTTTCAGCAATCTTTTCAAGTGCTTTTAATCCACAAGCTGCGATTACAGGTGGCGCATGGGGAGCCTTTTTAGAAATGTTTAAAGCGGGTGCTGCACGCGGTTCCTATTCTAATGAAGCTGGGATGGGTTCAGCTGCTTATGCGCATGCTACCGCCGTTACTGACCACCCCGTACGTCAGGGACTCTGGGGGATCTTTGAAGTCGTTTCTACTACCTTAATGGTATGTACCATTTCTGTTTTAGTGGTGATGCTTTCAGGAAATTATAAGAATCCCGCTCTTAAAGATATTGCTGTCGAAAGAGCCTTTAACAATGCTTTCGGTAATATAGGGACAGTTATCATAGCTATTTCCTTATTTATGTTTGTTATTTCAACGGTTATCGTTATTGTCTTCTATGCAGAAAGATTAGGCGAATATCTATTTGGACTCCACTTTGGTAAATTAATGCGTTTCTTAGCTTGCTTTATGGTCCTACTAGGTGGTTTTGTAACATTTGAAGGGGCTGGAGTATTCTTAGATTTCACCCTAGGTTTAGTAGTCTTTGTAAATATGATAGGGATGATTATGCTAAGTGGTGAAGTCAGAGAATTGACAGATGACTTCTTTACAAACCCTAAATATTTCCCTGGTGCCAAAAAAGATAAGTAA